GAATTTTCTATTTGTAATAGACTTATTATCACTTCTTTTTATGGAGATGAGGAAAATCTGATAAGAGCTCTTTCTAACCTTTTAGTTAATGCAATAAGATTTATGCCCGTATTAGATAAAAAAATCGAAGTTATACTGTCTGAGTCAGGAGAGCAAATTCATTTTGAAATATGGAATAATGGTGAGCGTTTCAGTGATAGTACACTGAAAAAGGGAGATAAATTATTTTACACGGAAGATTATAGCAGAGGTAACAAACATTATGGAATCGGTTTGGCATTTGTTAAAGGCGTTGCTATCAAACACGGTGGGAATCTTCAATTGAATAATCCAGCTAGAGGAGGTGCTAGCGCCATAATCTCGATAAAAAAGAAAATTTAATAGATTTGATTGAAACTGGAGTATTTCAGGCAAAAAATCGTAAATTTTTGGCTAAAATACTTTTTTTCTGAACAAATTCTGAACTTGGGGTGTCATAATAATCATGTAAATATATCGGATGCAAAAACGTAAGAGAGGAACTAGAAAATGAATAACACAATTAAAGACTTTGATCTCGATTTGAAAACAAATAAAAAAGACACTGCTACACCTTATGTTGGTAGCCGTTACCTATGTACCCCTGGTTCTTGTTGGAAATTAGTTTGCTTTACAACAACTGTTAAATAATAAAGTTATCATTATCATAAACATTATAATTTCAAATAATTTTATATATTTATAAATTTAGGGGAGTAGACTGATTTTAGTTTGCTCCTTTATTAGTAGATAAGGAAGTTATACATGATTAAAGCTCAGCTAAAGAATCTAATAAAAACAATTCATCTCGTAAAAGAGGCTGGTTTCTCCCTAAATGGTTCATTGTACATGGAGTTATTGCATGATTTTACGCATGATGAGTTAGTACATAACCCTATAATCGAAAGTACGGTTGATACAATTCAGTCAGTTGAATTTGAAAGGGTTTCTTTTTCATATAATGGTAAGGATAATGTAATAAACGATATAAGTTTTTCAATTAAAGCAGGAGAGAGGTTAGCAATTGTTGGTGGAAATGGTTCTGGAAAAAGTACGATTTTCAAATTAGCCTGCGGTCTTTACGATAATTATGAAGGCAATATATATATAAATGGTATTAATCTTTGTTCAATACAGAAAAAGTCATACTACAAGAGAATATCCGCATTGTTCCAAGATTTTTTAAAGTATGAATTGACACTGCGTGAAAATGTTGGATTGGGTGAATTATCAAAGTTATATAGTGATGAGTCTTATAATACTTCATTTTTTACCACATCATGGGATTCAGAGAATGAACTGCGATTGGAGGATATTTATATAAGATATAGTGATGGTAAGTTTCATTTTACAACTATCGATGAATCGATTAAACGGGATTGATAGAGAGTTTGAAGAGAAAGTGTATTGTTTTGCTTACTATACACTAAACGCTCAGCAATATATAGAATGGGAGTAACTAATATGTTGAAAATACAAAATCTAAAAAAATCTTATGGTAAGAGAACCATATTGAATAATGTCAATATGAATATTCCTAAGGGAAAAGTGTATGCTTTAATCGGTCCAAATGGTGCTGGAAAATCAACTATTATGAAAATTTTGACAGGCTTAGTTAGTAAGACAAGTGGTTCTATTATTTTTGAAGGTAGAGAATGGTCACGTCGGGATCTGCGAAAAATCGGGAGTATTATTGAAGAACCACCACTTTATAAAAATTTGAGTGCTTACGATAATATGAAGGTAGTTACAACAATGCTTGGTGTTTCAGAAAGCACTATACTTCCATTATTAAATAAAGTTGGTCTAGGAAATATTGACAAGAGACCAGTAAAACAATTTTCTCTTGGAATGAAGCAACGGTTAGGTATAGCTATCTCTTTAATAAATTCACCTAAACTACTTATATTAGACGAACCTACTAATGGCTTGGACCCAATTGGAATTCAAGAATTAAGGGAAATTATAGAGTCATTTAAATCAGAAGGAATGACAATTATGATTTCAAGCCATATACTGTCAGAAGTTGAACATCTAGCTGATTTTATTGGATTTATCTATGAAGGAAAGATTATTCTGGAAAAAGAATATGACGGCTCTGAGAATCTTGAAGAGTTATTCAATAATCAAATTTTATTTGAAAAGAGGAGGTAGGGGCTATGGTACAAATTTTTTTATCAAATTTATTAAAAATAAAAAATACGAGTATTAGCAAGTTGATTCTTATTTTCCCTATTATTTGTGTGATGTTATCTTTATTGTTTTCAGCATTAGGTGGTGAAAATATCCTACGTTTAACTGCGGAAACAACAGTAAATCAGTGGGGAGTTATTTGGATTAATGTTATTATTGCTGTAAATTCTGGTTTGTTAAATAAATTAGAATTAGATTCTAATAAGTATTCTGTTTTTTTATCAAGGGATGTTGATTTAAAAAAGGTAGAATATGCCAGAGTTCTATTGATAGCTCTTATAAATCTAATAATTAGTATGATTTTAAGCTTAATGCTTATTGTAATTAGTTTTGTCCTACCTACTCCAAGTCTTATTAGTATAGGTAGGATACTATTAACTATCTTGTTAATTTGGTTGACTACACTATGGCAAATCCCGTTTATTTTATGGCTATCAAGAAAAATTAATGTGTATTTTGCTATGATTATTAATATTATATCTCCACTAATTATTGGTACAAGTTTTTCTCTCTTAAATAAATGGTATTTGTTCCCTTATGATTGGTCGTTGAAGTTGCTTGAGCCAATGACAAGAATGAGAATAAATAGTATACCTTTTGGAGCGGAGTTTGTTCCAGACTACTCACAGATTTTTATATCATTGTTCCTAGGAATTGCTTTTTTCATCTTACTGACCAATCTATTTGCTATCTCTTTCAAAAAACAGGTGAAATAGTCATGAAATCATATTTATGTTCTAATTTTTTAAAAATCAAAAATACTTCATATTTACTAATACATATTTTAGCTGCACTATTATTTCCCTTACTTCTATTTTTCTATTGGAGTCAACGTGGAGGTTTACAAAGCAGGACTGTATTATTCTCCTACTTTCAAATAGTAGGTGTACTTCTTCCTTTTGTTGCAAGTATTGTGTGCATTCAACTAAAAAATTTGGAAGAATCATCTGGAAAATATAAATATTTATTGGGTTACTCACAGTCGAATTATAAGCCATTTATTGTAGAATTAGTATTTCTATGGTTATGCTATTGTATAGTATTAATTATTTCAATTACTATATTTATTCTTTTATTGAAAACTATTGGTATAAATGTATCTCTCAGACTACTTATTTTGAATAGTTTAATTTATATCATTTTTGCCTATGTAACCTATCTGATCAATCATATTATTAGCTATATATTTAGTACAGGTGTGGCATTAGGTATTTCAATGGTAGGTGTTATTGCTGCAGCATTTTGTGAAACGAGCCTTGGTGATAAGGTATGGTTTCTTATTCCATGGGCATGGCTTTTAAGAATATCAGATACTCTATATAACCAACAGAAAATGGCAATTGTTCCACTTATTGTTATATTTTTTGTTTCATGCACAGTAGCTTTACTTCATATACGAATATTTAAAAGGTGGAATCAAGACTGTTTGACAAGTAGTTAAATACATCTATTTTGTTTACCTAGCAATAAATATGATTTTTTAAGTTATAAATACTATCTAACTTGTTTAACTAAAAAATGACTATAAAATTTCAATGGATTACTAGCTTATATTTAATAGTCTTGTCCAAATAGGACAATTAAACATTTTTTAATCAAATCTCCTTTATACTGATATTAGGAGAATGTTAGATGTATCCGCGTATTAGGAATTTGAGAGAAGATAACGATTTCACTCAAAAGTTTGTTGCAAATTTACTTTCCTTCTCTCATGCAAATTATGCAAAAATTGAGAGAGGAGAGGTTGCCTTAATGGCAGATGTTCTTGTGCAGTTTTATAAACTCTATAACGTCAGTATTGATTATTTATTAGGGCAAACAGATTATCCGTATCGTTTTCATAATAAATAAAAGTCTCGCCTTGATTTGTTCATTGACAACTGAATAAACCGAGGTGGGACTTTCTTGTTTGTCGAGCAATTTAGTGAGATACGCCGTGATAGGAGCGATAATTATTAGCTATAAAATAGAGTGGTTCTCTATCTGCCATGACCACAAATAGGGACAATGATACTTCTGAACGTTCAGGCTGCCAGCGTAAAAGGCCAGTGGGTGAGATTCCCATGAGTGATTTAACCAGTCATACCCACGGAGGTTGTAATTTTTTTGAAAGGAGTGGAGGTGTGAAAATAGTAACATATAAAAAGCTTGATGAATATTGGTTTTCTCGAACATACTGCAAGAAATATTATTAGAGAAGCAAAAAGAATAGCTATAAAAAAGTTGAAGAAGCTCGCGAACTTGAACAAAATGCGGTACAATTAAGTAAATCGCCCTTTGACAATAGAAGACTTGGTATTGCTCCTAAAGATGAAGAAAGTTTAGAAAGTGAGAATTAAAGATGACTATAAAAAATCAAAAAAAGTACAAAGGTGTTTATTGTGATAAGAATGGGAAGATATTTTATCAAGCTGATCTTGGTGTAGATCCAGTAACAGGTAAACGAGTTCAAAAGAAAGCCAGAAAGAATTAGTATGGAAAGCCATTTGGTACAATGAAAGAAGCGTATGATGAACTGGTTCGGATTAGGTATGGGTTTAGTAATAATCTTAGTATTGAAAATGACAATATATCGTTTGAAAACTATATGAATACTATTTACCTAAGAGCATATAAGCAAAAGGTTCAGGCTGTAACTTATGAAATAGCCTTACCACATCATAAGTTATTTATTCAGTATTTTGATTCTAAACTTTTAAAGGGAATAACAGCTTGAGATTGTGAATCTTTTAGTTTACATATTATTGAAAATTATGCAAAGAATTTATGGTCGCGATTCAAAGATTGCATGGGGTATGCTGAAAGGTTAGACTATATTTCAAAAGTGCCATGTAAGGCTTTGGATAATCCTAAAGGGAAACATCCCGACACTCCATTTTGGACTTATATTGAGTTTCAGAATTTTATAAAATCGTTTGATTTGCAAGATTATGAAGAGCTACAAAGATTTACAACTATTTGGCTATATTATATGACAGGTGTTCGTGTAAGTGAAGGTTTATCATTATGATGGGAAAATATCGATTTCGAACAAAAATTCTTGAAAGTTCATACAACCTTGGAAAAGGATGAAAATGGAAATTGGTATCGTAAAGACCAAACAAAAACGCCAGCAGGAGAACGTCTTATTGAGTTAGATGATGTGACAATAGTAGTATTGGAAAATTGGAGAAGAAATCAAGTAGTCAATACTGACACAGATTTCATTATTTCACGGTTTGGTGAACCATTTTGTAAATCAACGATTTGTCGAGTTATTAAGCACAAAGCTCAAAGTATTGGAGTTCCCGTAATAACTGGAAAAGGATTGCGACATAGTTATGCTTCCTATCTTATTAATGTTTTGAAAAAAGACATTCTGTACGTTGCAAAGTGTATGGGACATGCTGATAAGTCTACAACTTTGAATACATATAGTCACTGATTTAATGCATTAGATAAAACAGTATCTGAAGAAATAACCCAAAATGTAATAAGTTCAGGATTAGATTCCATTTTATACCAAAATTCCTGCCAAATAACTAATTGATATAACGAAGCTTATTATATCGCCCATATAACAGGATGTGTTATTGTTACAGGGTACTTGCTTTATGAGCTTGTTTAAGCTACTAAAGGTGTGTGCCACTATACTTCCTTCCAAATTTCTGAGAATTTTTGTTATAATAGTAACTATGAAAGATATAATGATAAAAAGGTGGGTTATCCTTTTTTTTATGGTATTAACTTGTTCAGGGTTTGGTAAAACAGTTCTCGCAGCTGATTTTCAAGTGGGAGCAGAACATGCGATTGTCGTAGAGGCAGACTCTGGGAGAGTTCTGTATGAGAAAGACGCTAAGACGCCAGATGCTATTGCCTCTTTGACCAAATTGGTGACGGCTTATCTGGTTTTAGATAAGGTTAAATCAGGCCAGCTGCAATTATCAGATCAAGTTAATCTCTCAGATTATGCCTTCGAGTTAACAAAAGATAGGTCTTTAAGTAATGTACCTTTTGACAAAAAAACTTATTCAGTTCAAGACCTGTTGACAGCTACTTTGGTAGCAAGCTCAAATAGCGCTGCTATTGCGTTAGCCGAAAAAGTGGCGGGCTCAGAGCTTCATTTTGTAAATCAAATGAGAGAACAGCTATCTCATTGGGGGATTACTTCTGGTAAAATCCTCAACGCTTCAGGACTGCCGAATGAGGTGCTAAAGGACCATCGTTATCCTGGTTCTGCGTTGGAAGAAGAGAATATGTTGAGTGCTCAGGATGTTGCCATTGTGACGATGCATTTACTGGAAGATTTTCCTGAGATTTTAGAGATCACTAAACAAACAGAAGTTGATTTTGCTGGTAATTCTATTAAAAGTTTTAATCAACTCTTACCAGGTATGGCTAAGGGTAGAGCAGGAGTGGATGGGCTAAAGACAGGAACGACAGATTTGGCAGGTCATTGCCTTGTGGTAACTTCTATTGAAAATGGTATGAGGCTGATTACCGTTATTCTAAATGCTGATGGATCTGATAAAAACCAAAACACGCGGTTTGAGCAAGCAAATCGCTTGTTGGACTATGTGGCTAGAACTTATTGTCGTCGTAAGATTCTTAAAAAAGGAAGTCTTGTCTCGGAGCGATCGCTCCCTATTCAAGATGGCCAAGTAAAAGAACTACCGATATCTGTTGCCGAAGATGTAACCATCATTTTGCAACAGGGTGAACAAGTTCCCAAACCTAAACAATTTATGATATCAGAGACTTCTTTATTAGCACCGATTACTAAAGGTGAAGTGGTTGCTTATTTGACGTCTCCAAGAATAACAGATCAGTCAGTGAGGTATTTAAAGGAACCTAAGCGTATTCCTCTTAAAGCTAGCCAATCTCTAAAAAAAGCCTCTGACTTACAGCTGTGGTGGCGAGATTTTCTTGAAAAAAGACGTTAAAGATAAGAATAAAATAATTTTAAAACAATCAAAAAAAGACAGTTATGAAAGAATTTTTTCATAACTGTCTTTTTAGTTTACAGTGAGTATGATTTGGAATGATAAAAAAATTGATGTTATGGTTCCATTGTTTGTAAAAGATTTTCAGGACTCATGTTTGGGAGGATACGAATCCGGTTAAGAGAAAGAAGTCCATTAGCCGCGCTAGCTATTCCTTCGTTAGTGGTAACACCTAATTTATAGTTAAGTCTAGCTGCAATTTGTAAGGTAGTGTCATTATATCTACCAGATGGATAAGCAATGGCAATAGTGTTTTGGTTTAATTGCTTATCAAGATAGTCCTTTGAATCTTTCATTTCAGTTGTTTGAACATCAGGACTAGCCTGCTCTAGATCAGGATGATTCACTGTATGATCTTGGAAAGACATACCGACTTGTTTCATTTCTTTCATCTGCTTAAGAGTCAGATTGGCAGCGCTTCCCATTTCGGTTAGTCCTGTAATAACATTATTGGTGGCTTTAGCATCATATTTTTTTAAGATTGGGTAAGCAACATTGTAGAAATCAATCATACTGTCATCAAATGTTAGCCATACAACTTTTTTAGCAGGCAATTCATTATTTGAAAGAGCGCGGTAGACCTCTTCAGGACTCAAAAAATAGTAGCCCTCGTCTTTCATTTTTTGAAGTTGTTGATCAAAGAGATCTGGGTTGACAATCAAATTAGCATTAGCCGTCTCTTCAGGGGACATTACATGAATAGCATGATACATTAAAATTGGGATCTTGACAGGTGTTTCTTGCTTGGTCCAAGTCAATTTAGAATGGGCCTTTTTTTGAGATTTTGAGGAATCGAAATGAGTCTTCTTAAGTTTTGTCGTTTCTTTTTTTGCCGTCTTTTTGTGATGAAAAAGACTTATTTTAGGTACAAATCGAGAGACATCTGACAAGCCGAATTTGTTAGACCCTTGATATAAATAGAAAATGAGGGTCAAACCAAGAATGCAGGCAAATAATAGTATAAGGTTAATGAGAGTGAAGGCTTTTCTTTTTTGGCGCCGTTTATGTCTATTGTTCATTACTTGCTCCTTTTTTTGATATAAGTACCTCTATTGTAACATTTTTTAGAGAAAAGAAGGCTTGAAGTCAGCCTTTTTTCTTGTTTTTTGGAAGAACGTGTATTAAGGAGTAAAAAAATTATTGTCACAGATAACACTTTAGGAGGTAGCAAAGACTATGTGGGGCTGGTATTCTTATCACGTAAAAAAAGCAATGAAGATAAAAGTGTAGTGTACTTTAGAACTTATTTGAGTGTTTGGTGAGGATAATAAAAAAAAGGGTACTACTCTAGGTTATCTGCTGTCACTTTTTTTTATATATGGTATACTAAAGATAGATGTGAGGTATGAAATGACTTATGAAGAGACTCTAGAATGGATTCATGATCACTTAGTTTTCGGCATCAAGCCAGGCTTAAAACGTATGCTTTGGGTTCTTGGACAGTTAGGAAATCCCCAAAAAAATGTCAAGGGAGTGCATATCGTTGGAACTAACGGAAAAGGTTCCACGGTCAATCATTTACAACACATCTTTACGACAGCTGGTTATGAAGTGGGGACCTTTACCTCTCCTTATATTATGGATTTCAAAGAACGTATTAGCATAAATGGTCGAATGATTTCAGAAAAAGATTTGGTTATTGCTGCTAATCGTATTCGTCCTTTGACAGAGCGTCTAGTTCAAGAGACTGATTTTGGAGAGGTAACTGAATTTGAAGTGATTACTTTGATCATGTTCCTCTATTTTGGTGACATGCATCCTGTAGATATTGCTATTATTGAAGCAGGCCTTGGCGGTCTTTATGATTCGACCAATGTTTTTCAAGCAATGGTTGTGGTCTGTCCCTCAATTGGTTTAGATCACCAAGCTATTTTGGGCGAGACTTACGCTAATATTGCCGCCCAAAAAGCTGGTGTTTTAGAAGGGGGCGAGACCCTTGTTTTTGCCGTTGAAAACCCGTCAGCTCGAGAGGTTTTTTTAACAAAAGCTGAGCAGGTTGGTGCTTCAATCTGGGAATGGCAAGAGCAGTTTCAAATGGCTGAGAACGCATCTGGCTATCGTTTTACTAGTCCTTTAGGAGTTATTTCAGATATTCACATCGCTATGCCAGGACACCACCAAGTGTCTAATGCAGCTTTAGCTATTATGACTTGCTTAACCTTGCAAGACCGCTATCCTAGGCTAACTCCAGATCATATAAGGGAAGGTCTAGCAAATAGTTTGTGGCTAGGCCGTACCGAATTATTAGCACCAAATCTAATGATTGATGGGGCTCATAACAATGAAAGCGTTGCTGCTTTGGTAGCCGTCTTAAAAAATAACTACAATGATAAAAAGCTTCATATTTTGTTTGGTGCGATCGACACCAAGCCTATTGCAGATATGTTGGTTGCTCTTGAGCAAATAGGTGACTTGCAGGTTACTAGCTTTCATTACCCTAACGCCTATCCATTGGAAAAATACCCAGAACGTTTTGGTAGGGTTGCTGATTTCAAAGATTTCTTGGCCTTGCGTAAGCATGCTAAAGCAGATGACTTTTTCGTGATTACAGGGTCACTATATTTTATTTCAGAAATTAGACAGTATTGGGAAAAACATATTGAAAAAAGCGTTCTTTTAACCCATTAAAAAAGAGAAAATGAAAAGGAAAAAACTAATGAAAAGGGAAAGACTAATGTCTATTAATAAGGAAAAAGCAGAAGCAGCCATTTATCAGTTTTTAGAGGCTATTGGTGAAAATCCAAATCGGGAAGGTCTTCTTGACACGCCTAAACGGGTTGCTAAAATGTATGCGGAGATGTTTTTGGGACTGGGAAAAGATCCTAAAGAGGAGTTTACGGCTGTCTTTAAAGAACAACATGAGGATGTGGTGATTGTCAAAGACATTAGTTTTTATTCTATATGTGAACACCACTTAGTTCCTTTTTATGGCAAGGCTCATATCGCTTACTTGCCAAGTGATGGTCGAGTAACAGGTTTGAGTAAATTAGCGCGAGCAGTTGAAGTAGCTAGTAAACGACCTCAACTCCAAGAGCGTTTGACCTCTCAAATAGCGGATGCTTTAGTTGAAGCCCTCAATCCTAAAGGGACTTTAGTTATGGTAGAAGCAGAGCACATGTGCATGACCATGCGAGGCATCAAAAAGCCAGGTAGTAAAACCATTACCACCACTGCCAGAGGCTTATATAAGGAAAGTCGTGCTGAGAGGCAAGAAGTTATTTCTCTAATGACAAAAGATTAGGAGAACTTATGAAAATTGGAAAGTTTGTGATTGAGGGCAATGCGGCTATCATGGGGATTTTAAATGTGACTCCAGATTCTTTTTCAGATGGGGGGTCTTACACTACTGTGCAAAAAGCATTAGATCACGTTGAGCAAATGATTGCTGATGGGGCTAAAATCATCGACGTTGGTGGAGAATCAACACGTCCAGGTTGCCAATTTGTAAGCGCTACCGATGAAATTGACCGGGTGGTTCCTGTGATCAAGGCCATCAAAGAAAACTATGATATTCTAATCAGCATTGATACCTAT
The genomic region above belongs to Streptococcus pyogenes and contains:
- a CDS encoding lantibiotic streptin, which encodes MNNTIKDFDLDLKTNKKDTATPYVGSRYLCTPGSCWKLVCFTTTVK
- a CDS encoding lantibiotic protection ABC transporter ATP-binding protein, with the protein product MLKIQNLKKSYGKRTILNNVNMNIPKGKVYALIGPNGAGKSTIMKILTGLVSKTSGSIIFEGREWSRRDLRKIGSIIEEPPLYKNLSAYDNMKVVTTMLGVSESTILPLLNKVGLGNIDKRPVKQFSLGMKQRLGIAISLINSPKLLILDEPTNGLDPIGIQELREIIESFKSEGMTIMISSHILSEVEHLADFIGFIYEGKIILEKEYDGSENLEELFNNQILFEKRR
- a CDS encoding lantibiotic immunity ABC transporter MutE/EpiE family permease subunit encodes the protein MVQIFLSNLLKIKNTSISKLILIFPIICVMLSLLFSALGGENILRLTAETTVNQWGVIWINVIIAVNSGLLNKLELDSNKYSVFLSRDVDLKKVEYARVLLIALINLIISMILSLMLIVISFVLPTPSLISIGRILLTILLIWLTTLWQIPFILWLSRKINVYFAMIINIISPLIIGTSFSLLNKWYLFPYDWSLKLLEPMTRMRINSIPFGAEFVPDYSQIFISLFLGIAFFILLTNLFAISFKKQVK
- a CDS encoding lantibiotic immunity ABC transporter MutG family permease subunit; its protein translation is MKSYLCSNFLKIKNTSYLLIHILAALLFPLLLFFYWSQRGGLQSRTVLFSYFQIVGVLLPFVASIVCIQLKNLEESSGKYKYLLGYSQSNYKPFIVELVFLWLCYCIVLIISITIFILLLKTIGINVSLRLLILNSLIYIIFAYVTYLINHIISYIFSTGVALGISMVGVIAAAFCETSLGDKVWFLIPWAWLLRISDTLYNQQKMAIVPLIVIFFVSCTVALLHIRIFKRWNQDCLTSS
- a CDS encoding helix-turn-helix domain-containing protein, producing MYPRIRNLREDNDFTQKFVANLLSFSHANYAKIERGEVALMADVLVQFYKLYNVSIDYLLGQTDYPYRFHNK
- the pbp3 gene encoding D-alanyl-D-alanine carboxypeptidase PBP3, producing MIKRWVILFFMVLTCSGFGKTVLAADFQVGAEHAIVVEADSGRVLYEKDAKTPDAIASLTKLVTAYLVLDKVKSGQLQLSDQVNLSDYAFELTKDRSLSNVPFDKKTYSVQDLLTATLVASSNSAAIALAEKVAGSELHFVNQMREQLSHWGITSGKILNASGLPNEVLKDHRYPGSALEEENMLSAQDVAIVTMHLLEDFPEILEITKQTEVDFAGNSIKSFNQLLPGMAKGRAGVDGLKTGTTDLAGHCLVVTSIENGMRLITVILNADGSDKNQNTRFEQANRLLDYVARTYCRRKILKKGSLVSERSLPIQDGQVKELPISVAEDVTIILQQGEQVPKPKQFMISETSLLAPITKGEVVAYLTSPRITDQSVRYLKEPKRIPLKASQSLKKASDLQLWWRDFLEKRR
- a CDS encoding polysaccharide deacetylase family protein, encoding MNNRHKRRQKRKAFTLINLILLFACILGLTLIFYLYQGSNKFGLSDVSRFVPKISLFHHKKTAKKETTKLKKTHFDSSKSQKKAHSKLTWTKQETPVKIPILMYHAIHVMSPEETANANLIVNPDLFDQQLQKMKDEGYYFLSPEEVYRALSNNELPAKKVVWLTFDDSMIDFYNVAYPILKKYDAKATNNVITGLTEMGSAANLTLKQMKEMKQVGMSFQDHTVNHPDLEQASPDVQTTEMKDSKDYLDKQLNQNTIAIAYPSGRYNDTTLQIAARLNYKLGVTTNEGIASAANGLLSLNRIRILPNMSPENLLQTMEP
- a CDS encoding folylpolyglutamate synthase/dihydrofolate synthase family protein, with product MTYEETLEWIHDHLVFGIKPGLKRMLWVLGQLGNPQKNVKGVHIVGTNGKGSTVNHLQHIFTTAGYEVGTFTSPYIMDFKERISINGRMISEKDLVIAANRIRPLTERLVQETDFGEVTEFEVITLIMFLYFGDMHPVDIAIIEAGLGGLYDSTNVFQAMVVVCPSIGLDHQAILGETYANIAAQKAGVLEGGETLVFAVENPSAREVFLTKAEQVGASIWEWQEQFQMAENASGYRFTSPLGVISDIHIAMPGHHQVSNAALAIMTCLTLQDRYPRLTPDHIREGLANSLWLGRTELLAPNLMIDGAHNNESVAALVAVLKNNYNDKKLHILFGAIDTKPIADMLVALEQIGDLQVTSFHYPNAYPLEKYPERFGRVADFKDFLALRKHAKADDFFVITGSLYFISEIRQYWEKHIEKSVLLTH
- the folE gene encoding GTP cyclohydrolase I FolE, with product MSINKEKAEAAIYQFLEAIGENPNREGLLDTPKRVAKMYAEMFLGLGKDPKEEFTAVFKEQHEDVVIVKDISFYSICEHHLVPFYGKAHIAYLPSDGRVTGLSKLARAVEVASKRPQLQERLTSQIADALVEALNPKGTLVMVEAEHMCMTMRGIKKPGSKTITTTARGLYKESRAERQEVISLMTKD